AACCATAGACGCGGCGATAACCATCCCATCCTACATTTACCACTTGATAATGGTCTTGTTGGGTATCAAAAACGGTGTAGCAATCAATCTCCCCGTTAGCAATGGGAATTGCAGCATACTCGGTTAATAAGGACTGAATGATCTGGCGATACTGTTCTAGGATATCCATCGTACAATTACCTCTTTTTCTGGATCGTAAATCATTTGTTTTATTTGGTATCGTTCTAGGGAAATTTGTGTGAATTCTCGCTTAAAAAAGCCTTCATGGGTTCTTGCCGGTATAGCCAAATATAAAATCCTGCTTGGATCGTTGAGTTCCAGGGCTAGTTGATAATTCAAAAACTGTCCTAAGGCTGCATGATAATCCGTCAGGGGTGAATCGCTCAAGAATGTCTTAATTTCAACGGCAATTTTTTCTTCTCCTCGCTCTGCGGCTAACAATTGCTCCGCACCTAAATCAATTTCAAACTTGGTTCCACCAACTTCTAGTCGTAAGGGATCATCAGTGATCCTCCACTGCTCCTTTTCTAGGGCAATTCTAACCGCAGAATGATATTTATCTTTAGCTGCCATCAGGATTTTAGTTCTAGAATGAACAACTTTTTGAAGAATAATACTTTAGCTATCTTGATCGAAAAATTCATTATATCTTAACTTCTAATGGGTTCGTAACTTTGAAGTGCCCTCTCCCTAAATTCCTCTCCCACTCCGAGAGGGACTTCTCCCAGAATAGAGGATAGAGTTAATTATATTTTAGGGCGATCGCGGCAACCCATCGCCTAGCAAAACTAGAAACTGGGTTTCTCGCTGATCTGCTCGTTGATTTCCTTCCACGTTCGTGCCCATCAACCCCTGTCCTGCTTGCCATTCTCAGCCAGTTGACGCATAGTAAGTAACAATTCCTGTGCAATTGCCAACGTATGTTTCTGTGAGGAGGGCTGACGGATGAAATTAGGCGAGCTGCTGGCTAAAGTGAGTGGGTTAGGGGAAGTGCCTGCCCATCCTGCCTTAGACCTGGAGATTAGGAACTTAAGCACGAATTCTCATTCTTGTCAAGCTGGAGATCTGTTTATCGGAATGCCCGGAACCCGTGTGGATGGGGGAGAGTTTTGGCCGAGTGCT
This window of the Roseofilum reptotaenium CS-1145 genome carries:
- a CDS encoding XisI protein, translating into MDILEQYRQIIQSLLTEYAAIPIANGEIDCYTVFDTQQDHYQVVNVGWDGYRRVYGCVLHLDIINRKIWVQHNMTEMRVAQELVDRGVDKDQIVLGFHDPEIRQYTDYATV
- a CDS encoding XisH family protein; the protein is MAAKDKYHSAVRIALEKEQWRITDDPLRLEVGGTKFEIDLGAEQLLAAERGEEKIAVEIKTFLSDSPLTDYHAALGQFLNYQLALELNDPSRILYLAIPARTHEGFFKREFTQISLERYQIKQMIYDPEKEVIVRWIS